In Candidatus Woesebacteria bacterium, one DNA window encodes the following:
- a CDS encoding Carbohydrate kinase, ribokinase family, producing the protein MNLDLLSIGDASLDVFLTPVESETFCRLDTKECFISFSYGDKIPVKRMEFTVGGNAANNAVGTKRLGINSGLVTTMGEDMVGSQILEQLEKEGVDTTFVITQPASNSNYSAVITYGGERTILSYKAPISYEFPVKLPNVSWVYLTSMGDSFRPFFNHLIDWLKINPQIRLAFNPGSRQLRVDYNQIADVVARSYILYVNREEAEKITGFTSSQGKEKELLNKVVELGVKVPIITDGNNGSFVFDGNKYLKCGVLPVDAYERTGAGDAFGSGCLSAIIKGRPLDEALLWGTANAASVIGYTGSQKGLLHEDDMEIWLERARSSGVKVEEF; encoded by the coding sequence ATGAACTTAGATTTATTATCAATAGGAGATGCATCTTTAGATGTTTTTTTGACTCCGGTTGAGTCGGAGACTTTTTGTCGTCTTGACACAAAAGAGTGTTTTATTAGTTTTTCCTATGGTGACAAAATTCCTGTCAAGAGAATGGAATTTACTGTTGGTGGAAATGCTGCCAATAATGCAGTGGGAACAAAGAGATTGGGCATAAATTCGGGACTTGTGACAACGATGGGTGAGGATATGGTTGGAAGTCAGATTTTGGAACAACTAGAAAAAGAGGGGGTTGACACAACCTTTGTTATCACCCAACCTGCAAGTAATTCAAATTATTCTGCAGTTATTACTTATGGTGGCGAACGGACAATTTTAAGTTATAAAGCTCCCATAAGCTATGAATTTCCAGTAAAATTGCCAAATGTGAGTTGGGTCTATTTAACCTCAATGGGTGATAGTTTTAGACCTTTCTTTAATCACTTAATTGACTGGCTTAAAATTAACCCTCAAATTAGACTTGCTTTTAATCCGGGAAGCCGGCAGTTGCGGGTTGATTATAATCAGATTGCGGATGTTGTGGCTCGCTCTTATATTCTTTATGTTAACCGTGAGGAAGCAGAAAAGATAACAGGATTTACCAGCTCTCAAGGCAAAGAAAAAGAACTTTTAAATAAAGTTGTTGAGCTTGGGGTAAAGGTGCCTATTATTACAGATGGAAATAATGGTTCGTTTGTTTTTGACGGCAATAAATATCTTAAATGCGGAGTTTTGCCGGTTGATGCTTATGAAAGAACGGGGGCAGGCGATGCTTTTGGTTCTGGTTGTCTTTCTGCTATTATTAAAGGCAGACCACTTGATGAGGCTCTTTTGTGGGGAACTGCCAACGCGGCTTCTGTCATAGGTTATACTGGAAGCCAGAAGGGACTTTTGCATGAAGATGATATGGAAATTTGGCTTGAGAGAGCAAGAAGCTCGGGAGTTAAGGTAGAAGAATTTTAA
- a CDS encoding D-3-phosphoglycerate dehydrogenase: MKVLITRKIPGEFVERLKNAGFEVDLWNRDCPMGRQYLLERVVGVDALLSLLTDKIDAELMDKAGPSLKIISNYAVGFDNIDLDEAKKRGIVVTNTPSKEVNEAVAEHTWALILALSRRIVEADEATRRGGYYGWDPDIFLGRSLVGKTLGIIGLGNIGTMVARRAKGYEMNVIYNKHNPDPEAEKELEVKFASLDELLSTSDFISLHVPLTEETRGLINKETLGKMKRGSYLVNTARGPIVCEQDLAEALRTGVLAGAALDVFENEPNINPELLAMENVILTPHIASSTWEARLKMTDQAVSAILDFFSGKTPENVVRG; this comes from the coding sequence ATGAAAGTCTTAATAACAAGAAAAATACCAGGGGAATTCGTTGAGAGACTAAAAAACGCTGGTTTTGAAGTAGATCTTTGGAATCGTGATTGCCCAATGGGTCGCCAGTATCTTTTAGAAAGAGTTGTTGGTGTTGACGCTCTTCTTTCTCTTCTGACTGACAAAATTGACGCGGAATTAATGGATAAAGCGGGTCCAAGTCTTAAAATTATTTCAAATTATGCTGTTGGTTTTGACAATATTGATCTTGATGAAGCTAAAAAGAGAGGGATTGTGGTTACCAATACACCTTCAAAGGAGGTAAATGAGGCAGTGGCAGAGCACACCTGGGCTTTGATTTTGGCTTTATCAAGGCGGATTGTTGAGGCTGATGAGGCAACAAGAAGAGGAGGTTATTATGGTTGGGACCCCGATATCTTTTTGGGCAGATCTCTTGTAGGCAAGACCTTGGGAATAATTGGCTTAGGCAACATCGGAACAATGGTGGCAAGGCGCGCCAAGGGTTATGAGATGAATGTTATTTATAACAAGCACAATCCTGATCCTGAAGCGGAAAAGGAATTGGAAGTTAAGTTTGCAAGTCTAGATGAGCTTTTGTCTACTTCTGATTTTATTAGCCTTCATGTTCCTTTAACTGAGGAAACTCGCGGACTTATCAATAAAGAGACTTTGGGAAAGATGAAGAGGGGGAGTTACCTTGTTAATACAGCGCGGGGACCCATTGTTTGCGAACAAGATTTAGCAGAAGCTTTAAGAACAGGAGTTTTAGCAGGAGCGGCTCTTGATGTTTTTGAGAATGAGCCAAATATAAATCCCGAGCTTTTGGCGATGGAGAATGTGATTTTGACACCACATATTGCTTCTTCAACTTGGGAGGCGCGGCTTAAGATGACAGACCAAGCAGTTTCAGCAATTTTAGATTTCTTCTCAGGTAAAACTCCTGAAAATGTGGTTAGGGGTTAG
- a CDS encoding Beta-lactamase, producing MDDEFEDEEKIERLEPAKRKRVVRWRRKKDILKEPIKPWGKKERYLVLTIFLATSLIPAFLALSARAYKLPGLPKLGPPPGSFLKSFFAGRTIILEKESPEVKEDENMNKKKESIISQFKAETNKLSGVYGLYVVDLNSGFSFGVNGDETFDAASLIKLPVMAAMYRLSEEGKINLDEKYVLKNSDKASGAGSLYLKPNGYLISYSEILNLMGQQSDNTAFVIAKNKVGKENIENLIDRLGMINTEFDSRQTTPKDIGTFFLKLWQGKVINEENKKKLLDSLTKTIFEDYIPAGVPEDVRVAHKYGTLDNIINDAGIVFDKRHPYLVVIMSKGIIKREADIVIPTISKIVFEEMSKD from the coding sequence ATGGATGATGAATTTGAAGATGAAGAAAAAATAGAGCGCCTTGAGCCTGCTAAAAGAAAGAGAGTGGTTCGCTGGCGCAGAAAGAAAGATATCCTTAAAGAGCCAATCAAGCCGTGGGGTAAAAAGGAAAGATATCTTGTTTTGACTATCTTTCTTGCAACTTCTCTAATCCCTGCTTTTTTGGCTCTCTCAGCAAGAGCTTATAAATTGCCTGGCTTGCCGAAGTTGGGTCCTCCTCCTGGTTCTTTTCTTAAAAGTTTTTTCGCAGGTAGAACTATAATTTTAGAAAAGGAAAGTCCTGAAGTGAAAGAAGATGAAAATATGAATAAGAAAAAGGAATCAATAATTTCTCAATTTAAAGCAGAAACCAATAAACTTTCAGGAGTTTATGGTCTTTATGTGGTTGATCTTAATTCTGGGTTTTCTTTTGGAGTTAACGGAGATGAAACTTTTGATGCTGCTTCTTTGATAAAGTTGCCTGTGATGGCTGCAATGTATCGTTTGTCTGAAGAAGGCAAGATTAATCTTGATGAAAAGTATGTCCTCAAAAATTCTGATAAAGCCTCAGGTGCTGGCAGTCTTTACCTTAAGCCCAATGGTTACCTGATTTCTTATAGCGAGATTCTTAATTTGATGGGCCAGCAATCGGATAACACTGCTTTTGTTATTGCCAAAAACAAAGTTGGTAAGGAAAATATAGAAAATTTAATTGACAGGTTAGGGATGATAAATACTGAATTTGATAGCCGTCAGACTACCCCGAAAGATATAGGCACTTTCTTTTTAAAGCTTTGGCAGGGAAAGGTGATTAATGAGGAAAACAAAAAGAAACTTTTGGATTCTTTAACTAAAACTATTTTTGAAGATTATATTCCGGCAGGTGTCCCTGAAGATGTTCGTGTAGCCCATAAATATGGGACTTTAGATAATATTATTAACGATGCGGGTATTGTTTTTGACAAAAGACATCCTTATCTGGTTGTTATTATGAGTAAAGGAATCATTAAAAGAGAAGCTGATATAGTAATACCCACAATATCAAAGATTGTCTTTGAAGAGATGAGTAAAGATTAA
- a CDS encoding Multimodular transpeptidase-transglycosylase, with protein MGGKGKKTNENPAQKLILKALKIISKAFYYIGKPFYLILSYFILFLILISYITGHITRLTIDLIFKKAFKLILSPKKIKKKNVVKKKPKEEKIKITLPYLDALKILFLKLELVFAKIKGIKPPKIRIRFGLIKTIILVLFITLVITIVYIFQGIPSPKKLTERKVEVSTKIYDRNGILLYTIYKDKNRTPVSLNQVPDIVKYATLAAEDAEFYHHPGFSIRGILRALVRNYTKGELSGGSTITQQLVKNALLTPEKTLVRKIREIILAVLVEATYSKDKILEMYLNEVSYGGTAYGIEEASKTYFGKSVSQLTLAEAAFLAGLPKSPSKYSPFSETPELGLARQKDVLNLMRINGFIGEEEEKKALEEKITFSLKRTDIKAPHFVMYVRKELEDKFSKEVVETGGLEVKTTLDYQIQELAEKVVKSEIDKLSSLNVKNGAALVIDPQTGEILAMVGSKDYFDIKNDGNVNVTTSKRQPGSSIKVVNYAYALSHGFTPASILSDTPITYKIKGQPDYTPRNYDGNYRGNLTLRSALAESRNIPAVRVLASYGVNKMIEMGKRMGITTWDDKDRFGLSLTLGGGEVKLIDLARVYATIANYGQRPEIKSIISVKNYEGKTLYQDNCLLTNQKESCPKEEVLDKRVAFLLTDILKDNQARTPAFGAHSALVINGHPEVAVKTGTSNNLKDNLTVGYTKDYLVAVWVGNNNNTPMSRIASGITGAAPIFNKIMSSLLFEKEVKDWEVPEGIVQLPICPLTGTLACNNCPVKMEWFLEENKPQKACNPEFVKTLKNPQMPPQILEPAARTERN; from the coding sequence GTGGGAGGAAAGGGCAAAAAAACAAATGAAAACCCTGCTCAAAAACTAATCCTTAAGGCCTTAAAAATAATCTCAAAGGCCTTCTATTATATTGGCAAACCCTTCTACCTAATTCTTTCCTACTTCATCCTCTTTCTGATTTTAATCTCATACATTACAGGACATATTACCAGACTAACCATTGATCTTATTTTCAAAAAGGCTTTCAAACTAATTTTGTCTCCCAAAAAAATCAAAAAGAAAAATGTCGTCAAGAAAAAACCAAAAGAAGAAAAGATAAAAATTACCCTACCCTACCTTGATGCCTTAAAAATCCTATTCCTAAAATTAGAGCTTGTATTTGCAAAAATCAAAGGAATTAAACCGCCAAAGATCAGGATCAGATTTGGTCTTATTAAAACAATTATTCTTGTTCTTTTCATTACTCTTGTCATTACAATAGTTTATATATTCCAAGGCATTCCCTCCCCTAAAAAATTGACCGAAAGAAAGGTCGAGGTCTCAACCAAAATTTATGACAGAAACGGAATCCTTCTTTACACCATCTACAAAGACAAAAATAGAACACCTGTTAGCCTTAATCAGGTACCTGATATTGTCAAATATGCAACTCTTGCAGCCGAAGATGCTGAGTTTTACCATCACCCAGGATTTTCAATCCGTGGCATATTAAGAGCACTAGTCAGAAATTACACCAAGGGAGAGCTTTCAGGAGGATCAACCATTACTCAGCAATTGGTCAAAAACGCACTTCTGACCCCAGAAAAAACTTTAGTTCGCAAGATCCGCGAGATTATCCTCGCTGTTTTAGTAGAAGCGACTTACTCCAAAGACAAGATTCTTGAAATGTACTTAAACGAGGTCTCATATGGCGGGACTGCTTACGGAATAGAAGAAGCAAGTAAAACTTATTTCGGCAAATCTGTCAGCCAGCTAACTCTAGCTGAAGCCGCATTTCTTGCTGGCCTTCCCAAAAGTCCTAGTAAATATTCTCCCTTTAGCGAAACCCCAGAGCTTGGACTTGCAAGACAAAAAGATGTGCTCAACTTAATGAGAATAAATGGATTTATTGGTGAGGAGGAAGAAAAAAAAGCGCTTGAAGAAAAAATCACCTTCTCGCTTAAAAGAACAGATATAAAAGCTCCGCACTTTGTCATGTATGTCAGAAAAGAGCTTGAGGATAAATTCTCCAAAGAGGTGGTTGAAACAGGAGGTCTTGAAGTCAAAACCACGCTTGATTATCAAATCCAAGAACTGGCTGAAAAAGTGGTTAAATCAGAAATTGATAAATTGTCATCTCTTAATGTTAAAAACGGCGCAGCTTTGGTTATTGACCCCCAGACAGGAGAAATTTTAGCTATGGTTGGCTCAAAAGACTATTTTGACATCAAAAATGACGGTAATGTTAACGTAACGACTTCAAAAAGACAACCCGGCTCTTCCATCAAAGTCGTAAACTATGCTTATGCTCTTTCGCATGGTTTTACTCCAGCTTCAATCTTAAGCGATACACCCATAACCTACAAGATTAAAGGTCAACCTGACTATACTCCCCGCAACTACGATGGAAATTACCGAGGCAATCTAACCTTAAGAAGCGCTCTTGCTGAATCAAGAAATATACCTGCCGTGCGTGTCCTTGCTTCATACGGCGTTAACAAGATGATTGAAATGGGTAAAAGAATGGGAATCACCACTTGGGATGACAAAGACCGATTCGGACTTTCACTAACTCTTGGGGGAGGAGAGGTAAAATTAATTGACCTAGCACGAGTTTATGCGACAATCGCCAATTACGGACAAAGACCAGAAATTAAAAGTATCATCTCAGTAAAAAATTACGAAGGCAAGACGCTTTATCAAGATAACTGTCTTTTAACAAATCAAAAAGAATCGTGCCCCAAGGAAGAGGTGCTAGATAAAAGAGTAGCCTTCCTTCTAACCGATATTCTTAAAGATAATCAGGCAAGAACTCCTGCTTTTGGTGCTCATTCTGCTCTTGTCATAAACGGCCACCCTGAAGTTGCAGTTAAGACAGGAACTAGCAATAATCTAAAAGACAATCTTACTGTCGGCTACACTAAGGATTATCTGGTTGCAGTCTGGGTGGGAAATAACAACAATACTCCAATGTCTCGTATCGCCTCAGGTATTACAGGAGCAGCACCCATATTCAACAAAATTATGTCTTCTCTCCTCTTTGAGAAAGAGGTAAAAGATTGGGAAGTACCAGAAGGAATAGTTCAACTACCCATCTGTCCCTTAACAGGAACCTTGGCTTGTAACAACTGCCCGGTTAAGATGGAATGGTTTTTGGAAGAAAATAAGCCCCAAAAAGCCTGCAATCCAGAATTTGTAAAAACTCTTAAAAATCCGCAAATGCCTCCCCAAATTCTTGAACCAGCAGCAAGAACTGAAAGAAATTAA
- a CDS encoding UTP--glucose-1-phosphate uridylyltransferase, translating into MYNILVLKRPTKVRKAVIPAAGFGTRFLPQTKAMPKEMLPLVDKPIIQYIVEKLVEAGIEDVIIVTGYHKRAIEDHFDSPSQELVINLKNSKKDELLQELSRISNLANFFYVRQKGPYGNGTPLINVRNIIGNEPFIYTWGDDMILASPNEFEQLIFTYQKYECSVLSGVKARNDEDYSRWGFVSGKKLEEGITEIDEIIEKPGKEKAPSNLGSVSSFLFTPDIFDYLEEALKKLKEGQEFYYNDALKLMLGNKKRIVIKEIENGEYIDTGNKIEYLKTITKFGLRNEETKEEYLKFLRETLNTE; encoded by the coding sequence GTGTACAATATTCTTGTGCTAAAAAGACCCACCAAAGTAAGAAAAGCAGTTATACCAGCCGCGGGTTTTGGAACCAGATTCCTTCCTCAAACCAAAGCTATGCCCAAAGAGATGCTGCCTCTGGTTGATAAACCAATAATCCAATATATCGTCGAAAAATTAGTTGAAGCAGGAATAGAAGATGTAATTATTGTCACAGGTTACCACAAAAGAGCCATAGAAGATCATTTTGATTCTCCATCTCAAGAATTGGTAATAAATCTCAAAAACAGCAAAAAGGACGAATTACTTCAGGAACTATCAAGAATTTCAAATCTGGCTAATTTCTTTTACGTCAGGCAAAAAGGACCTTATGGGAATGGGACCCCGTTAATCAATGTAAGAAATATTATTGGAAATGAGCCTTTTATTTATACATGGGGGGATGATATGATTCTTGCTTCTCCTAACGAATTTGAACAGCTTATTTTTACTTATCAAAAATACGAATGCTCAGTTCTATCCGGGGTAAAAGCAAGAAACGATGAAGATTACTCAAGATGGGGTTTTGTCTCAGGAAAAAAGTTAGAAGAAGGAATAACTGAAATAGATGAAATTATAGAAAAACCAGGCAAAGAAAAAGCGCCAAGCAACCTAGGAAGTGTTTCAAGTTTTCTTTTTACACCTGATATTTTTGATTACCTAGAAGAAGCTCTTAAAAAACTTAAAGAAGGGCAAGAATTTTATTACAACGACGCTTTAAAACTGATGCTTGGAAATAAAAAAAGAATAGTTATTAAAGAGATTGAAAATGGTGAATATATAGACACCGGCAACAAGATTGAATATTTAAAAACCATCACCAAATTCGGATTGAGAAATGAGGAGACAAAAGAGGAGTATTTGAAGTTTTTAAGAGAAACATTAAACACAGAATAA
- a CDS encoding Multimodular transpeptidase-transglycosylase → MSKKIIFLTSLLFVFAFLGWLFYDIPSPKNLSSGNLPVSTKIFDRKGKLIYEIYADQRRTPVDINKLPDYVKNSTIAIEDREFYKHHGFSLTGIARAFYKTVFKRKLEGGSTLTQQLVKNSLLTPERTIKRKIKEFVLATLVEIIYPKDKILEMYLNQIPYGSTAYGIESASELYFGKEAKDLTLAEAALLAGLPAAPTAYSPFGANPERAKVRQELVLKRMVEDGYISQEEADKAKKEELKYAKPQKLKAPHFTLWVKELLAEKYGDSVVEQGGLRVTTTLDLELQEFAEEQVASEVGKLKKQNVGNGIALVTRPKSGEILAMVGSKDYFAEDEDGKVNVIFSLRQPGSSIKPLNYALAIENKIITASTPLADIPTCFVTSGQPPYCPKNYDNTFHGIQQVRFALGNSLNIPAVRVLALNGIENFIDFAKKMGITTFDDPSRYGLSLTLGGGEVRPYDMAIAFGVFANQGIKVPLNPILKVEDWKGKVYEETKPDEVEGERVLSAETAFIISNILSDNGARSLAFGASSLLNVKGHPEVSVKTGTTNDRRDNWTIGYTTHILALSWVGNNNNKEMSGAVSGVSGASPIWNKIIKYALDKAEKREYNKNDSGHGIQPKPDGVVGTNVCIDSGNKATDDTGNPLSCPTRFEYFFKDKVGAGIDMGQKDIAIDKTTGALADKKTPPENIEMQNKLVLIDPLGTAYCFDCTATQSATISYPLLKINR, encoded by the coding sequence ATGTCTAAAAAAATTATATTCCTTACTAGCCTGCTTTTTGTCTTCGCCTTTTTGGGCTGGCTTTTCTATGATATACCCTCACCCAAAAACCTCTCTTCAGGCAATCTCCCCGTCTCAACTAAAATATTTGACCGCAAAGGAAAATTGATTTATGAGATCTATGCCGACCAAAGAAGAACCCCTGTTGATATCAACAAACTCCCTGACTATGTCAAAAACTCAACTATTGCCATTGAGGATCGCGAATTCTATAAACATCATGGATTTTCTCTAACTGGGATTGCCCGCGCTTTTTACAAGACAGTCTTCAAACGAAAATTGGAAGGTGGTTCAACATTAACACAACAGCTTGTCAAAAATTCGCTTTTAACTCCAGAAAGAACAATAAAGAGGAAGATCAAAGAGTTTGTTCTTGCTACTCTAGTTGAGATAATCTACCCAAAAGACAAAATTCTTGAAATGTACTTAAACCAAATTCCCTACGGTTCAACCGCTTATGGCATTGAATCAGCAAGCGAACTTTATTTTGGCAAAGAAGCAAAAGACTTAACACTTGCCGAAGCCGCTCTTTTGGCTGGCCTTCCTGCTGCCCCTACCGCCTATTCACCTTTTGGAGCAAATCCAGAAAGAGCCAAAGTCAGACAAGAATTAGTTTTAAAACGAATGGTTGAAGATGGATATATCAGCCAGGAAGAAGCAGATAAAGCTAAAAAAGAAGAATTAAAGTATGCCAAGCCACAGAAACTTAAAGCACCCCATTTTACTCTTTGGGTCAAGGAGCTTTTGGCTGAAAAATACGGCGATTCTGTTGTTGAACAAGGTGGCTTAAGGGTTACCACAACTCTTGACCTTGAGCTTCAGGAGTTTGCAGAAGAACAAGTGGCAAGTGAGGTTGGAAAGCTCAAAAAACAAAATGTCGGTAACGGCATTGCTCTTGTCACAAGACCAAAATCAGGAGAAATACTAGCTATGGTTGGCTCAAAAGATTATTTTGCCGAAGACGAGGATGGCAAGGTAAATGTCATATTTTCTCTGCGCCAGCCAGGCTCATCAATTAAACCTTTAAATTATGCTCTCGCCATTGAAAATAAAATTATAACTGCTTCAACTCCACTCGCTGACATACCCACTTGTTTTGTCACCTCAGGCCAACCTCCATACTGTCCTAAAAATTATGACAACACCTTCCATGGCATTCAACAGGTCAGGTTTGCTCTTGGCAACTCGTTAAATATTCCAGCGGTAAGAGTTTTGGCTTTAAACGGAATTGAAAATTTCATAGACTTTGCCAAAAAAATGGGGATTACCACTTTTGATGATCCGTCAAGATACGGTCTTTCTCTAACCCTTGGCGGAGGGGAAGTTAGACCATATGACATGGCTATTGCTTTTGGAGTTTTTGCCAACCAAGGAATTAAAGTACCCTTAAACCCCATACTCAAAGTGGAAGATTGGAAAGGCAAAGTTTATGAAGAAACAAAACCCGACGAGGTTGAAGGTGAAAGAGTACTAAGCGCAGAAACTGCTTTTATTATCTCAAATATACTGTCTGACAATGGAGCCAGGTCTCTTGCTTTTGGAGCATCATCTCTTCTTAATGTCAAAGGTCATCCGGAAGTTTCCGTTAAGACAGGTACCACAAACGACAGACGCGACAACTGGACTATCGGCTACACAACTCATATTTTAGCTTTAAGCTGGGTGGGCAACAACAATAATAAAGAAATGTCAGGAGCAGTATCTGGGGTCTCAGGGGCTTCACCCATCTGGAACAAAATCATTAAGTATGCCTTAGATAAGGCAGAAAAAAGAGAATACAACAAAAATGACAGCGGACATGGAATTCAGCCCAAACCTGATGGGGTTGTCGGGACTAATGTCTGTATTGACTCTGGCAACAAGGCAACCGATGACACTGGCAATCCTCTTTCCTGTCCTACTCGTTTTGAGTATTTCTTTAAAGATAAAGTTGGCGCAGGAATTGATATGGGACAAAAAGACATTGCTATTGACAAAACCACGGGAGCGCTTGCTGATAAGAAGACTCCTCCTGAAAACATAGAAATGCAAAATAAACTCGTCTTAATAGACCCTCTTGGAACTGCCTATTGTTTTGATTGCACCGCAACACAATCAGCCACCATTTCTTATCCACTACTTAAAATAAACCGTTAG
- a CDS encoding CAAX amino terminal protease family has product MAKKSNSSSLESLKNASLLAAFLLVVWGFYRLIFRLPDEVEEFFIKPVVWLLPVFYFLRKEGKGFSSLGFTLKNLFPAVYFSLGLGFIFIFEALLINYLKYGSFNFAANIGDKPFFTALFLSFATAFSEEVAFRGYLFNRVWSALKNEALANISTSLVWALIHVPVVVFVWKLDFSASILYLFLTTIFGIGSAFVFARTKNIVSSILLHVLWEWPLILFR; this is encoded by the coding sequence ATGGCAAAAAAATCTAATTCTTCGTCTTTGGAGAGTTTGAAGAATGCTTCGCTTTTGGCTGCTTTTCTTCTTGTGGTTTGGGGCTTCTATAGACTTATTTTTAGATTACCTGATGAGGTAGAAGAGTTTTTTATCAAACCTGTGGTTTGGCTTTTGCCAGTTTTCTACTTCTTGAGGAAAGAAGGCAAGGGTTTTTCTTCCTTGGGTTTTACTTTGAAAAATCTTTTTCCAGCTGTTTATTTTTCTTTGGGTCTCGGGTTTATTTTTATCTTCGAGGCTCTTTTAATAAATTATCTTAAGTATGGCAGTTTTAATTTTGCTGCCAATATTGGCGACAAGCCTTTTTTTACTGCTCTTTTTCTCTCTTTTGCGACCGCCTTTTCCGAAGAAGTCGCTTTTCGCGGTTACCTCTTTAATAGAGTTTGGTCAGCTTTGAAAAATGAAGCCTTGGCTAATATCTCAACCAGCCTTGTTTGGGCGTTGATTCATGTCCCGGTGGTTGTCTTTGTCTGGAAACTTGACTTCTCGGCCTCGATCCTTTACCTTTTCTTAACCACTATTTTTGGAATTGGTTCCGCCTTTGTTTTTGCCAGAACTAAAAACATAGTTTCTTCTATTCTGCTTCATGTTCTTTGGGAATGGCCATTAATTCTTTTTAGGTAA
- a CDS encoding Ribonucleotide reductase transcriptional regulator NrdR, translated as MKCPFCGGKNLEVLESRSVDEDNSIRRRRRCVSCRRRFTTYERVKDKFLWVVKKDGRREPFIREKIKGGILRAIEKRPVSLDLVEDIVNQVEREILKEEKEEISSRLIGRLVLRRLKKVDKVAWLRFASVYLEFEDLSDFERAIEKEA; from the coding sequence ATGAAATGTCCTTTTTGCGGAGGAAAAAATCTTGAAGTTTTGGAGTCACGATCGGTTGATGAGGATAATTCGATTAGGAGAAGAAGACGTTGTGTTTCCTGTCGAAGGCGTTTCACTACCTATGAAAGAGTTAAAGATAAGTTTTTGTGGGTAGTTAAAAAAGATGGTAGACGTGAGCCTTTTATAAGAGAAAAGATAAAGGGTGGAATTTTAAGAGCGATTGAGAAAAGGCCAGTCTCGCTTGATTTGGTTGAAGACATAGTAAATCAGGTTGAAAGAGAAATCTTAAAAGAGGAAAAAGAGGAGATAAGTTCCAGGTTAATAGGGCGCTTAGTTTTAAGGAGATTAAAAAAGGTTGATAAAGTTGCTTGGTTAAGGTTTGCTAGCGTCTACCTTGAATTTGAAGATTTGAGCGATTTTGAGAGGGCAATTGAAAAGGAGGCTTAA